The following are encoded together in the Streptomyces tsukubensis genome:
- a CDS encoding MBL fold metallo-hydrolase — MSAVLPLERLTRPSPLRSLTFGDWRLSHIPDGLVQLRPEGWFTGLGPDDLAGLAPYRGPDGSLVASVGGLLVEHQGRSLLIDAGFGPRRLAAAQTHPALGTLAGGDLINQLRTAGVPAEAVDTVAFTHLHDDHVGWVQAADGAHFAGATSLVMSTAEWRERGSLLPARLAGRVRTPADGGEAFPGVTLREWPGHTSGHAGYVVEVADERSGDAGVRRVLVLGDVLHSPAQTAHPEWRVFFDSEGDEGVRTRRAVLEEAARPGTVCYAGHFADVVFGRVEATGDGYVWQSVE; from the coding sequence ATGTCTGCTGTACTGCCGCTGGAGCGGCTGACCCGTCCTTCGCCGCTGCGTTCGCTCACCTTCGGGGACTGGCGGTTGTCCCATATCCCGGACGGACTGGTCCAGTTGCGGCCCGAGGGCTGGTTCACCGGCCTGGGCCCGGACGACCTCGCCGGGCTGGCCCCCTACCGGGGCCCGGACGGTTCGCTGGTCGCCTCGGTGGGGGGCCTGCTGGTCGAGCACCAGGGCCGCTCCCTGCTGATCGACGCTGGATTCGGCCCGCGACGTCTGGCGGCGGCGCAGACGCATCCCGCGCTGGGCACGCTGGCGGGCGGTGACCTTATCAACCAGCTCCGTACCGCCGGGGTTCCCGCGGAAGCCGTGGACACGGTCGCCTTCACACACCTGCACGACGATCACGTCGGCTGGGTGCAGGCGGCCGACGGAGCCCACTTCGCGGGCGCCACCTCCCTCGTGATGTCCACCGCCGAGTGGCGGGAGCGGGGCAGCCTGCTGCCGGCGAGGCTCGCCGGCCGGGTGCGGACGCCTGCCGATGGCGGCGAGGCGTTTCCCGGCGTCACGCTGCGGGAGTGGCCCGGCCACACCAGCGGTCACGCGGGGTACGTGGTGGAGGTGGCCGACGAGCGGTCCGGGGACGCCGGCGTCCGCCGGGTCCTGGTGCTCGGGGACGTGCTTCACTCTCCCGCGCAGACGGCGCACCCCGAGTGGCGGGTCTTCTTCGACAGTGAGGGCGATGAGGGGGTACGCACGCGCCGGGCCGTGCTGGAGGAGGCCGCCCGGCCCGGCACCGTCTGCTACGCCGGGCACTTCGCCGATGTGGTCTTCGGCCGGGTGGAGGCCACGGGCGACGGGTACGTCTGGCAGTCCGTGGAGTGA
- a CDS encoding AAA family ATPase yields the protein MRCGESLRLLQALRGIAEGRGGGVELHGDPGSGKTRLLSLLMAAAEDQGVRVLDGRCQPTEQDAFGVFTRALGDLMTPQALARLAPVHAELLRTHLCVHRDRVVPPPPSLPLSRAVHALLADAAGEGLLLVLDDFHRADPKALELADHLVRRPLGAPVLVVIAQRSRQADPSLLGALAYGAEQGRVTRVALGPIDPEQAARLLNVRPDTGWLRSAYQESQGNILDLLVLGEAAPLRPSLTADLVTGPLAPLAAELESLGPVERLVAECAAALGDRFTREELADVCELPFDQVCAAVSGLVRLDILRPLPHSATRFGFRQPVLRALTHERTDRCRRLQAHRRALAVLNRRAAPAAERAVHIELSTGAFTPEDLETLALAGKETTLSAPEDAIRWLLLALRGLVPGDRSPGRLLGLIPPLARAFQAAGRLDDEASLHLLAHDAGVRPDEARYAVIRVCVLVECLHGRFAEADALLRTELARVGSAADKDLLARLTVFRGILSSLCNDGELSTHASAALRLARTGGRATTLAGALSLHALAELTAGRTAGALAAYDAAVRQLDKLPDSELRLYTEYFALLGTCALALGRPQEAESRYTRGLAVSAGHHPDAMLPALYGGLAEAQLRQGRLESALRSAGEAADLAGHLGADRLRAYAMAQEALAVTYREPPGSSRASARTEEALRALHHWNDSWHSLAVLTIAESLLLQGSQERCLDLLLDQGAPDFGTLSPPRRARAYELLTLASASSGARAAIWAERASRVMEDCPLPHSRAYALLARGHVLSQRHDWTAAITAYRQAERLFGSTQLRLQSLRAAVRTAEAASSGRRLEEARDLWSAARELADHWHMPLFAQPPSGGFPEGPQEDDRTSTPASPAEQDAGLTSLTRRELEVARLVGTGRRTREVAETLRVSPRTIEVHLARIYRKLEIGSRAELAGLMAVRISTDARRSRY from the coding sequence GTGCGCTGCGGTGAATCACTGCGACTACTGCAAGCGCTCCGGGGTATCGCCGAAGGCCGCGGCGGCGGCGTCGAGTTGCACGGGGACCCCGGGTCCGGAAAGACCCGGCTGCTGTCCCTCCTGATGGCGGCGGCCGAGGACCAGGGAGTCCGGGTGCTCGACGGCCGCTGCCAGCCTACGGAACAGGACGCGTTCGGGGTCTTCACCAGAGCTCTCGGCGACCTGATGACGCCCCAGGCTCTGGCCCGGCTCGCTCCGGTCCACGCCGAGCTGCTCCGGACGCACCTGTGCGTCCACCGCGATCGCGTGGTCCCCCCGCCCCCGTCGCTCCCGCTCTCCCGCGCGGTGCACGCGCTGCTGGCCGACGCCGCCGGTGAGGGGCTGCTGCTGGTGCTCGACGACTTCCACCGGGCAGATCCGAAGGCCCTGGAACTCGCCGACCACCTGGTGCGCCGACCACTCGGGGCTCCCGTCCTCGTCGTCATCGCCCAGCGGTCCCGGCAGGCCGACCCGTCGCTGCTCGGCGCCCTCGCCTACGGTGCCGAACAGGGGCGTGTGACCCGTGTGGCGCTGGGGCCGATCGACCCGGAACAGGCTGCACGCCTCCTGAACGTACGACCCGACACCGGCTGGCTGCGGTCGGCGTACCAGGAGAGCCAGGGAAACATCCTGGATCTGCTGGTGCTCGGCGAAGCGGCGCCACTGCGCCCCTCCCTCACCGCCGATCTGGTCACCGGCCCGCTCGCCCCGCTCGCCGCGGAGCTGGAGTCGCTCGGCCCCGTCGAACGCCTGGTGGCCGAGTGCGCGGCCGCGCTGGGCGACCGCTTCACCCGCGAGGAACTGGCCGACGTCTGCGAGCTGCCCTTCGACCAGGTGTGCGCGGCGGTCTCCGGGCTGGTCCGGCTCGACATCCTGCGCCCACTGCCGCACTCCGCCACCCGGTTCGGCTTCCGCCAGCCGGTGTTGCGCGCGCTGACACACGAGCGGACGGACCGCTGCCGGCGCCTTCAGGCCCACCGCAGGGCGCTGGCCGTCCTCAACCGCCGCGCCGCACCCGCGGCCGAGCGCGCCGTGCACATCGAGCTGTCCACCGGCGCCTTCACGCCGGAGGACCTGGAGACCCTGGCCCTGGCCGGCAAGGAGACGACGCTCAGCGCCCCCGAGGACGCCATACGCTGGCTGCTGCTCGCGCTGCGCGGCCTCGTCCCGGGCGACCGCTCACCGGGTCGGCTCCTCGGCCTGATCCCGCCCCTCGCCCGTGCGTTCCAGGCCGCCGGCCGCCTCGACGACGAGGCGTCGCTGCACCTGCTCGCCCACGACGCCGGGGTACGGCCGGACGAGGCCCGTTACGCCGTGATACGCGTCTGCGTGCTGGTGGAGTGCCTGCACGGGCGTTTCGCCGAGGCCGACGCGTTGCTGCGTACGGAACTCGCCCGGGTCGGATCCGCCGCGGACAAGGATCTGCTCGCCCGGTTGACGGTCTTTCGAGGCATCCTGTCCTCCCTGTGCAACGACGGAGAACTGTCCACCCACGCCTCCGCGGCGCTCCGGCTGGCCCGCACCGGTGGCCGGGCGACCACGCTGGCCGGCGCGCTGTCGCTGCACGCACTCGCCGAACTGACCGCCGGCCGCACGGCGGGTGCCCTGGCCGCCTACGACGCCGCCGTGCGGCAGCTGGACAAGCTGCCCGACAGCGAACTACGCCTGTACACCGAGTACTTCGCGCTGCTCGGAACGTGCGCCCTGGCACTGGGACGACCGCAGGAGGCCGAATCCCGCTACACCCGTGGCCTCGCCGTCTCCGCGGGCCACCACCCCGATGCCATGCTCCCCGCACTGTACGGGGGGCTCGCCGAGGCTCAGCTGCGGCAGGGACGGCTGGAGAGCGCGCTGCGCTCGGCCGGCGAAGCCGCGGACCTGGCCGGACACCTCGGCGCGGACCGGCTGCGGGCGTACGCGATGGCCCAGGAGGCGCTCGCGGTCACCTACCGGGAACCGCCGGGCAGCAGCCGCGCCTCGGCCCGTACGGAGGAAGCGCTGCGGGCCCTGCACCACTGGAACGACTCCTGGCATTCCCTGGCCGTGCTGACGATCGCCGAATCCCTCCTGCTCCAGGGCAGCCAGGAACGCTGTCTCGACCTGCTGCTCGATCAGGGCGCGCCCGACTTCGGCACGCTGAGCCCCCCGCGGCGGGCTCGTGCCTACGAACTGCTCACCCTGGCCTCCGCCTCCAGCGGCGCCCGTGCCGCGATCTGGGCCGAGCGCGCTTCCCGGGTCATGGAGGACTGCCCGCTGCCGCATTCCCGGGCCTACGCCCTCCTCGCCCGCGGCCACGTGCTCTCCCAGCGACACGACTGGACCGCCGCGATCACCGCCTACCGACAGGCCGAACGCCTCTTCGGCAGCACGCAGTTGAGGCTCCAGAGCCTGCGCGCGGCGGTACGTACCGCCGAGGCCGCGAGTTCCGGCCGGAGACTGGAGGAGGCCCGGGACCTGTGGTCCGCCGCACGGGAACTGGCCGATCACTGGCACATGCCGCTCTTCGCCCAGCCGCCGTCGGGCGGCTTCCCCGAGGGCCCCCAGGAGGACGACCGGACCTCGACTCCGGCCTCTCCGGCAGAGCAGGACGCCGGCCTCACGTCCCTGACACGCCGCGAGTTGGAGGTAGCGCGCCTGGTCGGCACCGGGCGGCGCACCCGGGAGGTCGCCGAGACACTGCGGGTGAGCCCCCGCACGATCGAGGTCCACCTCGCCCGCATCTACCGGAAGCTGGAGATCGGTTCCCGGGCGGAGCTGGCCGGCCTCATGGCCGTACGTATTTCTACTGATGCACGTAGGTCGCGTTACTGA
- a CDS encoding TIGR03619 family F420-dependent LLM class oxidoreductase translates to MRLGFGLPTFGPAANEVNGIARFAADAEKAGATSLWVGDRLLTPVDPVVGYSPGSTAIPEEFRVATDPLTALAVAAAVTGEVRLGSSGINAPWYPPALLARALASIDVASGGRLIAGFGSGWSPEEYEAAGVPFEGRGARLDELLDVLVAWWTTNPVSHRGPLFTIPAGHVELKPVQRPRPPIYLGAFGPRALRRVGERADGWMPVWWAPEVFPVAQLTQGWATVRESAERAGRDPATISMILRVNVAAGTPVEVVAEEVLKVRSVLPAEEVFVDFTFVASSVGHTLDLVGNLLDLVSAE, encoded by the coding sequence ATGCGTCTGGGCTTCGGTCTTCCGACATTCGGTCCGGCGGCCAACGAGGTGAACGGAATCGCCCGATTCGCCGCCGACGCGGAGAAGGCCGGCGCGACCAGTCTCTGGGTCGGCGACCGGTTGTTGACGCCGGTGGATCCGGTGGTCGGTTATTCACCGGGCTCCACGGCCATTCCGGAGGAATTCCGGGTGGCGACGGACCCGTTGACCGCACTGGCCGTCGCGGCGGCGGTCACCGGCGAGGTCCGGCTGGGCAGCAGCGGCATCAACGCACCGTGGTACCCGCCCGCGTTGCTGGCCCGCGCGCTGGCCAGCATCGACGTGGCCAGCGGCGGCCGGCTCATCGCCGGGTTCGGCAGCGGCTGGTCACCGGAGGAGTACGAGGCCGCAGGGGTGCCGTTCGAAGGACGCGGCGCGCGGCTCGACGAGCTGCTGGACGTGCTGGTGGCCTGGTGGACGACCAACCCCGTGAGCCACCGGGGGCCGCTGTTCACGATCCCGGCCGGTCATGTGGAGCTGAAACCGGTGCAGCGGCCGCGTCCTCCGATCTACCTCGGTGCGTTCGGGCCCCGGGCGCTGCGGCGCGTCGGAGAGCGGGCCGACGGGTGGATGCCGGTGTGGTGGGCGCCCGAGGTCTTTCCCGTGGCGCAGCTCACACAGGGATGGGCGACCGTCCGGGAGTCGGCCGAGAGAGCGGGGCGCGACCCGGCCACGATCAGCATGATCCTCCGGGTCAACGTGGCCGCAGGTACCCCGGTGGAGGTGGTCGCCGAGGAAGTGCTGAAGGTGCGTTCGGTGCTGCCGGCGGAGGAGGTCTTCGTCGACTTCACCTTCGTGGCCTCCAGCGTCGGCCACACCCTCGACCTGGTCGGCAACCTGCTGGACCTCGTCTCGGCGGAGTGA
- a CDS encoding AvrD family protein, producing MPAQSSSSILPVASPYLPDISDYLGAPERRFFGEGYKRSRHRLTGFHLPEPDGAASEVPRLAATAQVDYPSDWSRKGDTDQRPHLSTVDVLLLGAQLTEALLTSHLGLTERELATVWLARVRIKAGNRPVEDDLTGFPVSAQLVGRLPSPRPGRARTAVEATVGTLRIRLEADHPDVSPGARARTAPVVRAGGYGDTRRLGVQRVESMQVRPGSSVATADVRLTGGPEGALGGMEGEQQPSVHLVDVFVTALQIGQVLLYELDQIPRADSDTLWMRSTLLEATTPHRPRAAADGGPLPMRAELRDSVLLNNRLGETWRRADIAAQLADISVVCSVVHRLPRSSS from the coding sequence ATGCCTGCTCAGTCCTCCTCGTCAATTCTGCCCGTCGCCTCCCCCTACCTTCCGGACATCTCCGACTACCTGGGCGCGCCCGAACGCCGCTTCTTCGGCGAGGGATACAAGCGCTCCCGACATCGCCTCACCGGTTTCCACCTACCGGAGCCGGACGGTGCGGCCTCAGAGGTCCCCCGGCTGGCCGCCACCGCGCAGGTCGACTATCCGAGCGACTGGTCCCGCAAGGGCGACACCGACCAGCGGCCGCACCTCTCCACCGTCGACGTCCTGCTGCTGGGGGCCCAGCTCACCGAGGCCCTGCTCACCAGCCACCTCGGGCTGACCGAGCGAGAGCTGGCCACCGTCTGGCTCGCCCGGGTCCGGATCAAGGCCGGGAACCGGCCGGTGGAGGACGACCTGACCGGCTTCCCGGTCTCGGCGCAGCTCGTCGGCCGACTGCCCTCCCCCCGGCCCGGCCGCGCACGGACCGCCGTCGAAGCCACCGTGGGCACCCTGCGCATCCGGCTTGAGGCCGACCATCCGGACGTTTCCCCGGGCGCACGTGCCCGCACCGCGCCCGTCGTCCGTGCGGGCGGTTACGGCGACACCCGCCGACTGGGTGTCCAGCGGGTCGAGAGCATGCAGGTCCGACCCGGCAGCAGCGTCGCCACCGCGGACGTACGTCTCACCGGTGGGCCGGAGGGCGCGCTCGGCGGCATGGAGGGTGAGCAGCAGCCGTCCGTGCACTTGGTGGATGTGTTCGTGACGGCCCTCCAGATCGGGCAGGTACTGCTCTACGAGCTGGACCAGATCCCCCGCGCCGACTCCGACACCCTGTGGATGCGCAGCACCCTGCTGGAGGCGACGACGCCGCATCGGCCGCGTGCGGCCGCCGACGGGGGGCCGCTGCCCATGCGGGCGGAGCTGCGGGATTCCGTCCTGCTCAACAACCGCCTCGGCGAGACCTGGCGCCGGGCGGACATCGCGGCGCAGCTCGCCGACATCTCCGTGGTCTGCTCGGTGGTGCACCGGCTGCCGCGGTCCTCGTCCTGA
- a CDS encoding MFS transporter — translation MPKTHSAELSMTGKQKTILVVLLGAQFMFAVDFSILTVALPEIGSDLGFGLDSLQWVSTAFALTAAGFMLLFGRIGDLIGRKNLFLVGMALLTVSSLLGGLATSPELMIVARVLQGLATAIVTPSGMALITTSFPEGPLRTKALGLNGALLSLGFAGGAILGGVLTDLLSWRWDFFINVPVGVALFIGGVLVISNSIAEDRPKLDVPGSITVTAGLLAFVYGITSAEREGWDSAQTWATLLVAAVLLASFYLIELKAAAPLAPVRVLKANSVKWGNLGGLITFSMESALSFLLTLYLQQVLNLTPFQTGLMFGFLGLGAFIGGTFASKIIARTGAKGGLVLGLAVQGVMTGALFWLSEDKSAGIAAVLFTTFVGGFGHVLAIVSYTVVSTSGIEDREQGLATGLAAMTQQVGFTLGIPVMSAVAASQYGDLDDGVASAAGVLDGTTFGILVDGLVVLAGALVISLLLRRAKPAAPAGVTTTDDSAEPNLTAVP, via the coding sequence ATGCCGAAGACACACTCCGCAGAACTATCCATGACAGGGAAGCAGAAGACGATCCTCGTCGTCCTGCTGGGCGCGCAGTTCATGTTCGCCGTAGACTTCTCCATCCTCACGGTGGCGCTGCCGGAGATCGGCTCGGACCTGGGGTTCGGGCTCGACAGCCTGCAGTGGGTCTCCACCGCCTTCGCCCTGACCGCCGCGGGCTTCATGCTCCTCTTCGGACGCATCGGCGACCTGATCGGCCGGAAGAATCTCTTCCTCGTCGGCATGGCTCTGCTGACGGTCTCCTCGCTGCTCGGCGGCCTGGCCACCAGTCCGGAACTGATGATCGTGGCGCGGGTGTTGCAGGGCCTCGCCACTGCCATCGTCACGCCGTCGGGCATGGCGCTGATCACCACCAGCTTCCCGGAAGGCCCGCTGCGCACCAAGGCGCTCGGGCTGAACGGGGCGCTGCTCTCCCTCGGGTTCGCCGGCGGCGCGATCCTCGGCGGTGTACTCACCGACCTGCTCTCCTGGCGCTGGGACTTCTTCATCAACGTCCCGGTCGGCGTCGCCCTGTTCATCGGCGGCGTGCTGGTGATCAGCAACTCGATCGCCGAGGACCGTCCCAAGCTGGACGTCCCCGGTTCGATCACCGTCACCGCGGGACTGCTCGCCTTCGTGTACGGCATCACCAGCGCCGAGCGCGAGGGCTGGGACTCCGCGCAGACCTGGGCCACGCTGCTGGTCGCCGCCGTCCTCCTGGCGTCCTTCTACCTGATCGAGCTGAAGGCCGCCGCGCCGCTGGCCCCGGTACGCGTCCTGAAGGCCAACTCCGTCAAGTGGGGCAACCTGGGCGGGCTGATCACCTTCTCCATGGAGTCGGCGCTGTCCTTCCTGCTCACCCTCTACCTACAGCAGGTGCTGAACCTCACCCCGTTCCAGACCGGTCTGATGTTCGGCTTCCTGGGACTCGGCGCGTTCATCGGTGGCACCTTCGCATCGAAGATCATCGCCCGTACCGGCGCCAAGGGCGGTCTGGTCCTCGGTCTGGCCGTGCAGGGCGTCATGACCGGTGCGCTGTTCTGGCTGAGTGAGGACAAGTCTGCGGGCATCGCCGCCGTACTGTTCACCACGTTCGTCGGCGGATTCGGCCACGTCCTGGCGATCGTCTCCTACACCGTCGTCTCCACCTCCGGCATCGAGGACCGGGAGCAGGGCCTGGCCACCGGTCTGGCCGCCATGACCCAGCAGGTCGGTTTCACGCTCGGCATCCCGGTGATGTCGGCGGTGGCCGCCTCGCAGTACGGGGATCTGGACGACGGCGTCGCCTCCGCCGCCGGGGTCCTGGACGGCACCACCTTCGGCATCCTCGTCGACGGTCTGGTGGTCCTCGCCGGAGCCCTCGTCATCAGCCTTCTGCTCCGCAGGGCGAAGCCCGCCGCACCCGCCGGGGTGACCACGACCGACGACTCGGCGGAGCCCAACCTCACGGCGGTTCCGTAA
- a CDS encoding thioesterase II family protein: protein MTTVHGSASGTVPSCLSPSQPLPDSASIRLLCFHHAGGAASSFAFWQAGLGPDVTVIPVQLPGRERRVREPRFRDFGRLLDELDEQLDPLLDQHYAVYGHSLGGLIAHELTRRRVTTGRRAPEVLMVGACAPPHLPRTAVAPQTASDSELGSWMGELGGVPSQASGHPRWFLRCVDRLRDDLGLAHSHPRRPVVPLPVPIRVLAAEHDPLLLPAQAREWARHTTVDFEVHTVPGGHFFHREFPEATLRVISRLLPVAAGRSGAGGRSWIPEA, encoded by the coding sequence ATGACCACCGTCCATGGCTCCGCCTCAGGAACCGTCCCGTCCTGCCTGTCGCCGAGCCAACCGCTGCCCGACAGCGCGTCGATCCGACTGCTGTGCTTCCACCACGCGGGCGGCGCCGCGTCTTCCTTCGCCTTCTGGCAGGCCGGGCTCGGACCGGACGTCACCGTGATACCCGTACAGCTGCCCGGACGGGAACGCCGGGTGCGTGAGCCTCGGTTCCGGGACTTCGGCCGCCTGCTGGACGAGCTGGACGAGCAGCTCGACCCCCTGCTGGACCAGCACTACGCGGTGTACGGGCACAGCCTGGGCGGCCTGATCGCGCACGAGCTGACCCGACGACGGGTGACGACGGGCCGGCGCGCACCGGAAGTGCTGATGGTGGGGGCCTGCGCACCACCGCACCTGCCGCGCACCGCCGTGGCCCCGCAGACCGCCTCCGACTCCGAACTCGGCTCGTGGATGGGAGAACTGGGCGGGGTCCCCTCACAGGCCTCGGGGCACCCGCGGTGGTTCCTGCGGTGCGTCGACCGGCTGCGGGACGACCTGGGCCTGGCGCACAGCCACCCGCGTCGTCCCGTCGTTCCGCTGCCCGTACCGATACGGGTGCTGGCGGCCGAACACGATCCGCTCCTCCTGCCCGCGCAGGCCCGGGAGTGGGCACGGCACACCACGGTCGACTTCGAGGTGCACACCGTGCCGGGCGGCCACTTCTTCCACCGGGAGTTCCCTGAGGCCACGTTGCGGGTGATCTCGCGGCTGCTCCCGGTCGCCGCAGGGCGCTCCGGAGCCGGCGGGCGGTCCTGGATTCCGGAAGCGTAA
- a CDS encoding helix-turn-helix transcriptional regulator produces the protein MPTGRQLKEIGQFLKARRAEVNPTEVGLPRAGVRRTPGLRREEVALLAGVGVSWYTWIEQGRAENVSAEVLGAISRVLSLDDTQRQYMWRLAGLGSSHFALSSQPDGETFTPFVDNWLPNPAYIADRMWNVVVANSAACELLALGSGCGNLMEDFFLNPQTRSRYAEWEQDAATMVARFRAHTANHSGDRLLEAMVDRLLARSDQFAKLWSAQEVREDSCGIDLLQHPRAGELSLRRTTLDFTPRLGLRLTVFMAVPGTRAERALPLLTLSRDVSSTAA, from the coding sequence ATGCCGACTGGACGTCAGTTAAAGGAAATTGGACAGTTCTTGAAAGCTCGGCGAGCGGAGGTGAACCCCACCGAGGTGGGTCTGCCGCGAGCGGGTGTGCGCAGGACACCGGGCCTGCGCCGTGAGGAAGTGGCACTCCTGGCCGGCGTGGGAGTGTCCTGGTACACCTGGATCGAGCAGGGCAGGGCCGAGAACGTGTCCGCCGAGGTGCTCGGCGCGATCTCCCGGGTTCTCAGCCTCGACGACACCCAGCGGCAGTACATGTGGCGGCTCGCCGGCCTGGGCTCGTCCCACTTCGCGCTCTCGTCCCAGCCGGACGGGGAGACGTTCACGCCCTTCGTCGACAACTGGCTGCCCAACCCGGCCTACATCGCCGACCGGATGTGGAACGTGGTGGTGGCGAACTCCGCCGCCTGCGAACTGCTGGCTCTGGGATCCGGTTGCGGCAACCTGATGGAGGACTTCTTCCTCAACCCGCAGACGCGCAGCCGGTACGCGGAGTGGGAGCAGGACGCCGCGACGATGGTGGCGCGGTTCCGCGCGCACACCGCGAACCACTCCGGCGACCGGCTGCTGGAGGCGATGGTGGACCGGCTGCTCGCGCGCAGCGACCAGTTCGCGAAGCTGTGGAGTGCGCAGGAGGTCCGCGAGGACTCCTGCGGCATCGACCTGCTCCAGCATCCGCGCGCCGGTGAGCTGTCACTGCGGCGGACGACGCTGGACTTCACCCCGAGGCTGGGCCTGCGGCTCACCGTGTTCATGGCCGTCCCCGGCACCCGGGCGGAGCGCGCCCTGCCGCTGCTCACCCTGTCGCGGGACGTGAGCAGCACAGCGGCCTGA
- a CDS encoding AAA family ATPase, giving the protein MKLAIAGTYSVGKTLTTMAVSHLVGLPRSSAKTMRELLPISIPGKTLEECTPPELIMLIMRRNQERAVNESHLPDGFVSDGSSLHEWAYGTVRVLVGINPNESVNLDSIEVTEEIGFYGKVLEQMAVPAKQHARATYDSFVHLPIEFPLVPDGHRPVNERFRSLADELMLRTLDELNIPYHTVGGSIPERLQKIIDIYGFKPVMRIDEAIELAQTEYALIDTSSELVRAAG; this is encoded by the coding sequence ATGAAGCTCGCCATCGCAGGCACCTACTCCGTCGGCAAGACCCTGACCACGATGGCCGTCTCGCATCTGGTCGGTCTGCCGCGTTCGTCTGCCAAGACCATGCGGGAGCTGCTGCCCATCTCCATCCCCGGCAAGACGCTGGAGGAGTGCACCCCACCGGAGCTGATCATGCTGATCATGCGGCGCAACCAGGAGCGCGCGGTCAACGAGTCCCACCTGCCCGACGGTTTCGTCTCCGACGGATCGTCCCTGCACGAGTGGGCCTACGGCACCGTCCGTGTGCTGGTCGGCATCAACCCCAACGAGTCGGTGAACCTGGACAGCATCGAGGTCACCGAGGAGATCGGCTTCTACGGCAAGGTCCTGGAGCAGATGGCGGTGCCCGCCAAGCAGCACGCCCGTGCCACCTATGACTCCTTCGTTCACCTGCCCATCGAGTTCCCGCTGGTTCCGGACGGACACCGCCCGGTCAACGAACGCTTCCGCTCCCTCGCGGACGAGCTGATGCTCAGGACCCTGGACGAGCTGAACATCCCCTACCACACGGTGGGCGGCTCCATACCCGAGCGTCTTCAGAAGATCATCGACATCTACGGCTTCAAGCCCGTGATGAGAATCGACGAGGCGATCGAGCTGGCCCAGACCGAGTACGCGCTCATCGACACGAGTTCGGAACTCGTCCGCGCTGCCGGCTGA
- a CDS encoding AfsR/SARP family transcriptional regulator, producing the protein MRFEILGSLRITDGQDVFTVTAPKMESLLAALAVRAEDVVSMDQMRIEIWGDGPPRRAAATLHVYISQLRKLLGRVDQDHSPIVTRFPGYVLEIGDGSLDAHEFQRFARQGRSAFRVGRYQEASVALHRALALWRGTVLGELRGGPIVDEFATWAEETRLECVEWGNEADLMIGRHRELVGPLYALVNKHPLIEAFHRQLMLALYRSDRRADALQVFQRVRSLLDRELGIAPCRALHELHQRILADDGSRVPAAA; encoded by the coding sequence GTGCGATTCGAGATCCTGGGAAGCCTGCGCATCACCGACGGCCAAGACGTGTTCACGGTCACGGCACCGAAAATGGAGTCACTGCTCGCGGCCCTGGCGGTGCGCGCCGAGGACGTCGTCTCCATGGACCAGATGCGCATCGAGATATGGGGGGACGGGCCACCCCGCCGTGCCGCGGCCACCCTGCACGTCTACATCTCGCAGCTGCGCAAACTGCTCGGCCGCGTGGATCAGGACCACAGCCCGATCGTCACCCGGTTCCCCGGCTACGTCCTGGAAATCGGCGACGGAAGCCTGGACGCGCACGAGTTCCAGCGCTTCGCCCGGCAGGGCCGGTCCGCGTTCCGCGTCGGCCGGTACCAGGAGGCGTCCGTGGCCCTCCACCGGGCGCTCGCGCTGTGGCGCGGCACGGTCCTCGGCGAGCTGCGCGGCGGTCCCATCGTGGACGAGTTCGCCACCTGGGCGGAGGAGACCCGGCTGGAGTGCGTCGAGTGGGGCAACGAGGCCGACCTGATGATCGGACGCCACCGCGAACTGGTGGGGCCGCTGTACGCGCTGGTGAACAAGCACCCGCTGATCGAGGCGTTCCACCGACAGCTGATGCTCGCCCTGTACCGCTCCGACCGGCGGGCCGACGCCCTCCAGGTCTTCCAGCGGGTGCGCTCCCTGCTCGACCGCGAGCTGGGCATCGCGCCCTGCCGAGCGCTGCACGAACTCCACCAGCGGATCCTGGCCGACGACGGATCCCGGGTGCCGGCGGCAGCGTGA